Proteins found in one Vallitalea guaymasensis genomic segment:
- a CDS encoding exo-beta-N-acetylmuramidase NamZ family protein: MNIKVKNGIDNINNINNLLKGKKIGLITNPTGVDKNLEATIDIIDRDYNLCCLYSPEHGVRGNVQAGAKVESYMDEDTNIPVYSLYGKNKRLSSEMLKDIDIVIFDIQDVGARFYTYLYTMTYAMEGCREKGIPFVVLDRINPLGGTKVEGTLLDERFQSFVGKYSMPTRYALTIGEFAKLINEQKKIDCDLTVVPCTGWKREMYYDETDLQWIMPSPNIPTIQSALVYIGTCVFEGTNVSEGRGTTKPFEIIGAPWLDTKKVIHAMNEKRLKGVKFRQTYFKPTFSKYKDMDCKGIQIHVMDRNSFEPFKTGLYLLDEIKNSNKEFEWLKPFKEGGHHFIDLLLGTDEIRKKEFDAEEFIEKQRKKIMDFDKVLKKYYLYR; this comes from the coding sequence ATGAACATTAAGGTTAAAAACGGAATAGACAATATTAATAACATAAATAATTTATTAAAGGGTAAAAAAATAGGGCTTATAACTAATCCAACAGGTGTAGATAAGAATTTAGAGGCAACAATCGATATTATTGACAGGGACTATAATCTTTGTTGCCTCTATTCTCCAGAACATGGAGTAAGAGGGAATGTACAAGCAGGTGCGAAAGTTGAATCATATATGGATGAAGATACCAATATACCTGTATATTCTTTATATGGTAAGAATAAGCGTCTTTCCAGCGAAATGTTAAAAGATATAGATATCGTCATATTTGATATCCAAGATGTAGGAGCTAGATTTTATACATATCTATATACAATGACATATGCTATGGAAGGGTGTAGGGAAAAAGGAATACCTTTTGTAGTTTTAGATAGAATCAACCCATTAGGCGGAACTAAAGTTGAGGGAACTTTATTAGATGAGAGATTTCAATCTTTTGTAGGAAAATATTCTATGCCTACAAGATATGCTTTGACTATAGGGGAGTTTGCTAAACTTATAAATGAACAGAAAAAAATTGATTGCGATTTGACAGTTGTGCCTTGCACAGGGTGGAAGAGAGAAATGTATTATGATGAAACAGACCTGCAGTGGATCATGCCATCGCCTAATATACCAACAATCCAATCTGCATTGGTATATATAGGTACCTGTGTTTTTGAGGGAACTAATGTTTCAGAAGGGAGAGGGACAACGAAACCTTTTGAAATAATAGGGGCACCTTGGCTTGACACTAAAAAAGTTATTCATGCCATGAATGAAAAAAGATTGAAAGGTGTCAAATTCAGACAAACGTATTTTAAGCCAACTTTCTCTAAATATAAGGATATGGACTGCAAAGGAATACAGATACACGTAATGGACAGAAATAGTTTTGAACCTTTTAAGACAGGTTTATACTTATTGGATGAGATTAAAAATAGCAACAAAGAATTTGAATGGTTAAAACCTTTCAAAGAAGGTGGACATCATTTCATTGATCTTCTGCTTGGAACAGATGAAATAAGAAAAAAAGAATTTGATGCAGAAGAATTTATTGAAAAACAGAGAAAAAAGATTATGGATTTTGATAAAGTACTAAAGAAATACTATCTTTATCGTTAA
- a CDS encoding PadR family transcriptional regulator has translation MARKQLQNLTEPMYYILLNLIKPIHGYGIMKNIKEMTEGRVKVGAGTLYSLLSRFEKEDIVMKVSTEESKKIYELTDKGRDLLRQEHIRLKQLVADGNLMLGDDKNE, from the coding sequence ATGGCAAGAAAACAACTCCAAAATTTAACAGAGCCTATGTATTATATCCTTCTTAACTTGATTAAGCCGATTCATGGATACGGGATAATGAAAAATATAAAAGAAATGACAGAAGGTAGAGTGAAGGTAGGAGCAGGAACTTTATATTCACTTTTATCTAGATTTGAAAAAGAAGATATTGTTATGAAAGTATCTACAGAAGAGAGTAAAAAGATATATGAACTAACAGATAAAGGAAGAGATTTATTAAGACAAGAACATATTAGATTAAAACAGTTAGTGGCAGATGGCAATTTGATGTTGGGAGATGATAAAAATGAGTAA
- a CDS encoding DUF2812 domain-containing protein, with the protein MSKDTKKVIRFTSITEYKTLEKYLEKKAAMGLMLSEIKRNTLVFKKTAPRDITFNVSLFYHTTPFDYPNYEEEKDYRELCEDSGWEYCTSNELYQIFYKEKNVDAVPIHTDSEEEYRIIKNIFLKTDFIGMLVIALMLVMGFIQALNFDYSDLFSNISLFVIISPAFLLLIILFLYIPTLIWFIRNKINVARGKDLVYISYRTKLVLTVMTWSLIAVYIICTFLAVTDGYKNIKGVIAFIPAIVSFIVGRYCYKRIKTKKNTRKHNIIFVLTVSIITAIIFTSSITMSIMLTFRSFENNDDVPEEIKVLELSDFGTMDEPKRFHTHEKSSILVPVYIDYYESLGRKADKNEIMTVSTIYIKCRNKSIADYVFDGYMEKQKKRSEKRILEYKEYGDLEKAKEEESNISRLHNDLWEVDRGYYLWNNKSEIIIQKDNIIYILDSDVDFSEEEIINICKQKLRF; encoded by the coding sequence ATGAGTAAAGACACCAAGAAAGTTATTAGATTCACTTCTATTACAGAGTATAAAACTCTAGAGAAATATCTTGAAAAGAAAGCAGCTATGGGGTTAATGCTTTCTGAGATTAAGAGGAATACTCTTGTGTTCAAGAAAACTGCTCCCAGAGATATAACATTTAATGTCAGTCTTTTTTATCATACAACCCCATTTGATTATCCAAACTATGAGGAAGAAAAAGATTATAGAGAGTTATGTGAAGATAGTGGATGGGAATATTGTACAAGTAATGAATTATATCAGATCTTTTATAAAGAGAAGAATGTAGATGCCGTACCAATACATACTGATAGTGAAGAAGAATATAGAATAATTAAGAATATATTTCTAAAAACAGATTTTATAGGTATGCTAGTTATAGCTCTAATGTTAGTTATGGGGTTTATTCAAGCACTAAACTTTGATTATAGTGATTTGTTTAGTAATATTTCATTATTTGTTATAATATCACCTGCTTTTTTATTACTGATTATTTTGTTTTTGTATATTCCAACACTAATCTGGTTCATAAGAAATAAGATTAATGTAGCTAGAGGTAAAGATTTGGTTTATATATCGTATAGAACCAAGTTGGTTTTAACGGTAATGACATGGAGTTTGATTGCGGTATATATAATTTGCACTTTTTTAGCTGTTACTGATGGTTATAAAAATATTAAGGGAGTAATAGCTTTTATTCCTGCCATTGTTTCATTTATAGTTGGAAGGTATTGTTATAAAAGAATCAAAACAAAGAAAAACACCCGTAAACATAATATTATATTCGTTTTGACGGTTAGTATAATAACTGCTATTATTTTTACTTCTAGTATTACAATGAGCATCATGCTTACTTTTAGAAGTTTTGAAAACAATGATGATGTTCCTGAAGAAATAAAAGTTTTAGAGCTTTCAGATTTTGGTACCATGGATGAGCCAAAAAGGTTTCATACCCATGAAAAATCAAGTATATTGGTTCCTGTATATATAGATTATTATGAAAGCCTTGGAAGAAAAGCTGACAAGAATGAAATTATGACTGTAAGTACTATATACATTAAATGTAGAAATAAGAGTATAGCAGATTATGTCTTTGATGGATATATGGAAAAACAAAAAAAGCGATCAGAAAAGAGAATATTAGAATATAAAGAGTACGGTGATTTAGAAAAAGCTAAGGAAGAAGAAAGTAATATCAGTAGACTACATAATGATTTATGGGAAGTGGACAGAGGTTACTATTTATGGAATAATAAATCAGAAATTATCATTCAAAAAGATAATATTATATATATCCTTGATAGCGACGTAGATTTTTCTGAAGAAGAAATAATAAATATTTGTAAACAAAAATTACGTTTTTAA
- a CDS encoding glycoside hydrolase family 130 protein, with the protein MAKIIGNSLSNIPWQEKPEGYEMPIWRYKSNPIIKRNAIPSSNSVFNSAVVPFKDGYAGAFRCDSKSVSMDIFAGFSKDGVNWEIEHEPIVFQSDNTELLKKEFRYDPRICFIEDRYYITWCNGYHGPTIGIGYTFDFKEFFQMENAFLPFNRNGVLFPRMINGKYAMLSRPSDNGHTPFGDIYYSQSNDLEYWGHHRHVMATIPGNDSAWQSTKIGPGPIPIETDEGWLLIYHGVITTCNGFVYRMGCALLDINEPWKVKYRSKDYIMTPTTDYECIGDVPNVIFPCAALTDADTGRIVLYYGCADTVTGLAFTTVDTLLDYLKANSL; encoded by the coding sequence ATGGCAAAAATTATTGGAAATAGTTTATCTAACATTCCATGGCAGGAAAAACCTGAAGGTTATGAAATGCCTATATGGAGGTATAAAAGTAACCCTATAATCAAACGAAATGCTATACCTTCATCTAATAGTGTATTTAATAGTGCGGTTGTACCATTCAAAGATGGTTATGCAGGTGCTTTTCGCTGTGATAGCAAATCAGTTAGTATGGATATTTTTGCGGGTTTTAGTAAAGATGGTGTTAATTGGGAAATCGAGCATGAACCTATCGTTTTTCAAAGTGACAATACTGAATTATTAAAAAAAGAATTTCGTTATGATCCAAGGATTTGTTTTATAGAAGATAGATATTACATAACTTGGTGTAACGGATATCATGGACCTACAATAGGTATAGGTTATACATTTGATTTCAAGGAATTCTTCCAAATGGAAAATGCATTTCTTCCTTTTAATAGAAACGGTGTACTTTTCCCAAGAATGATTAACGGAAAATATGCTATGCTCAGTAGACCTAGCGACAATGGGCATACACCTTTTGGAGATATTTATTATAGTCAAAGTAATGATTTGGAATATTGGGGTCACCACCGTCATGTTATGGCTACTATACCTGGTAATGATTCAGCTTGGCAGTCTACAAAGATAGGTCCTGGACCAATTCCTATTGAGACAGATGAAGGATGGTTATTGATATATCACGGGGTAATTACTACATGTAATGGATTTGTCTATAGGATGGGTTGTGCATTACTTGATATCAATGAACCATGGAAGGTAAAATACAGATCAAAAGACTATATAATGACACCAACAACAGATTATGAATGCATCGGTGACGTACCAAATGTTATATTCCCATGTGCCGCACTAACAGATGCTGATACTGGAAGGATAGTATTATATTATGGATGTGCGGACACTGTAACAGGTTTGGCTTTCACTACAGTTGATACATTATTGGATTATCTAAAAGCTAACTCACTCTAA
- a CDS encoding ABC transporter substrate-binding protein, translated as MKRNKLFLWVVLITMLVTIAGCAKKTDTKDNNTDGQTSQEENNDSSKENIPTLKWYTVGNGMPTNYDKWQKHINEYLEEKIGAHVDVSVIPWGEWDDKKSLIVNSGEYFDILFTNEARYNTEVSLGTFKDISELVKTVTPDLYNYIPKDYWDAVSVDGKIYSVPTYKDSSATQYLVWDTAMVDKYGIDIKNLKTLDQLTDVFREIRDGENVAPFKLYKNGLDYVFFNYDTMQAGLPTLGVRYDDDKRTVVNTLEQQDILDELSILHEWYKEGIINADAPALDEQSGYRVAFIAQGWPSAAKTTWGPNTGIEAEAVQFTDTIVSNTTVGGSLNGIYSGTKYPEKCLKLIELMNKDSYVRDAFYYGLEGENFEYTDDGKVHKFNSDWTMAGYTQGTFFNVSQEDTSSFNQWDEVKELNANATPSVLIGFSLNTSSIETELAECRAIYLKYRSELLTGAKDPMELTKKITDELNAAGFEKIITEAQKQVDEFSK; from the coding sequence ATGAAAAGAAATAAGTTATTTTTATGGGTAGTATTAATTACAATGCTAGTGACTATTGCAGGTTGTGCAAAAAAGACAGACACGAAAGATAATAATACAGATGGTCAAACTTCACAAGAAGAAAATAACGACAGCAGCAAAGAGAATATTCCAACTCTTAAATGGTACACAGTAGGTAATGGAATGCCAACAAATTATGATAAGTGGCAAAAACATATTAATGAATATTTAGAAGAAAAAATTGGGGCTCATGTTGATGTAAGTGTAATTCCTTGGGGTGAATGGGATGATAAAAAGAGTTTGATCGTCAACTCAGGCGAATACTTTGATATTCTCTTCACCAATGAAGCAAGATATAATACAGAAGTTTCATTAGGTACATTTAAAGATATTTCAGAATTAGTAAAAACAGTTACTCCTGATCTATACAATTATATTCCAAAAGATTACTGGGATGCAGTTTCTGTAGACGGGAAAATATATTCTGTACCAACATATAAAGATAGTTCAGCAACACAATACTTAGTATGGGATACTGCTATGGTTGATAAATATGGTATAGATATTAAAAATCTTAAAACTCTTGACCAGTTAACTGATGTTTTCAGAGAAATAAGAGACGGTGAAAATGTTGCACCTTTCAAATTATATAAAAATGGTTTGGATTATGTATTTTTCAACTATGATACTATGCAAGCAGGTCTACCAACATTAGGAGTTCGTTATGACGATGATAAAAGAACTGTTGTTAACACTTTAGAACAACAAGATATACTTGATGAATTAAGTATATTACATGAGTGGTATAAAGAAGGTATAATCAATGCTGATGCACCAGCACTTGATGAGCAATCTGGATACAGAGTTGCATTTATTGCACAAGGATGGCCATCAGCTGCAAAAACAACATGGGGACCTAATACAGGTATAGAAGCAGAAGCAGTACAATTCACAGATACCATTGTATCAAATACAACAGTTGGTGGTTCACTTAACGGTATTTATTCAGGTACTAAATATCCTGAAAAATGTTTGAAACTTATTGAATTAATGAATAAGGATTCATATGTGAGAGATGCATTCTACTATGGACTTGAAGGTGAAAACTTTGAGTATACTGATGACGGAAAAGTGCATAAGTTCAACTCTGATTGGACAATGGCTGGATATACACAAGGTACTTTCTTCAATGTATCCCAAGAAGATACTAGCTCATTCAACCAATGGGATGAAGTAAAAGAATTAAATGCTAATGCTACTCCTTCAGTTTTAATAGGTTTTAGTTTAAATACATCAAGTATCGAAACAGAATTAGCAGAATGTAGAGCTATATATCTAAAATACAGAAGTGAATTATTAACAGGAGCAAAAGATCCAATGGAATTAACTAAAAAAATAACAGATGAACTGAACGCTGCAGGATTCGAAAAAATAATTACTGAAGCTCAAAAGCAAGTTGATGAATTCAGTAAATAA
- a CDS encoding carbohydrate ABC transporter permease: MSKKKHEKEEILKFNRIKKSSNVIFNIIFIITSIISIAPIVFVFMISITSEKSLARYGYHLIPKEFSMDAYMFLYQEADVILKALFISILVTCLGTIIGVILTTTMGYVLSRPDYKLKGFLTWIVFIPMIFNGGMIATYVVYTNFLGLKDSIWSLILPLAVSSFNVIICKTFFRTTIPESIIESARIDGASQFNIFISIVLPISKPVIATISLFLSFGYWNDWFLSSLYINDSDLLSLQALLNNIQKNIEYLANNPTAGVSLQQYKNQMPKEGVRMAIAIIIALPIACIYPFFQKYFITGLTIGAVKG, from the coding sequence ATGTCTAAAAAGAAGCACGAAAAAGAAGAAATACTAAAGTTTAATAGAATTAAAAAATCTTCCAATGTCATATTTAACATTATTTTCATTATAACTTCGATTATAAGTATTGCTCCTATTGTATTCGTATTCATGATATCCATAACATCTGAAAAATCATTAGCAAGATACGGTTATCATTTAATACCAAAAGAATTTTCAATGGATGCATACATGTTTTTATACCAAGAAGCAGATGTTATCCTAAAAGCATTATTCATATCAATTCTAGTTACATGCCTAGGAACTATAATCGGTGTTATCCTTACTACGACAATGGGATATGTATTATCAAGACCTGATTATAAATTAAAAGGATTTTTGACTTGGATAGTGTTTATACCAATGATATTCAACGGTGGAATGATTGCTACTTATGTAGTATATACCAACTTTCTTGGATTAAAGGACTCTATTTGGAGTTTGATATTACCATTAGCAGTTAGCTCTTTCAACGTTATCATATGTAAGACATTCTTTAGAACGACAATACCAGAATCTATTATTGAATCTGCTAGGATAGATGGAGCTTCACAATTTAACATTTTCATCAGTATCGTTTTACCTATATCCAAACCAGTAATAGCTACCATAAGTCTATTCTTAAGCTTTGGATATTGGAATGACTGGTTTTTATCATCTTTATACATAAATGATTCAGACTTGCTTTCCTTGCAGGCATTATTGAATAACATACAAAAGAATATTGAATATCTAGCTAATAATCCTACAGCGGGAGTATCTTTACAACAATATAAAAACCAGATGCCAAAAGAAGGGGTTAGAATGGCTATTGCGATAATAATTGCTTTACCAATCGCTTGTATCTATCCATTCTTCCAAAAATATTTTATAACAGGATTAACTATTGGTGCAGTAAAAGGTTAA
- a CDS encoding ABC transporter permease, with protein sequence MVMVKGTKKQKKQKSIKRKWRKDDFELTLLATPTLIWYILFSFLPMFGIIIAFKKYVTFPGKGFLYNLFNSEWVGFDNFRYLIKSNTIFVLLRNTIGYNLIFIILGIIVPVTLAIMISLIYSKRKSKTYQTMMFFPHFMSWVVVSYFVYAFLSMDKGVFNNVLSLFGNDTIKWYMESKYWPYILIFMQLWKTVGYNMVIYLASIAGISSQLYEAAVIDGASKWQQIKYITLPSLKTIVIMMFILNVGRILNSDFGLFYQITRGIPGSLYNVASTLDTYVYTALRSASPIGMTAAATFFQSVTGCITILLANWIVRKIDNENAII encoded by the coding sequence ATGGTAATGGTTAAGGGAACAAAGAAACAGAAAAAGCAGAAAAGTATAAAAAGAAAATGGCGAAAAGATGATTTTGAATTAACATTGTTAGCAACTCCTACTTTAATATGGTATATATTATTTAGTTTTCTTCCTATGTTTGGAATAATTATAGCATTTAAAAAATATGTCACATTTCCTGGCAAAGGATTTCTCTATAACTTATTTAATAGTGAATGGGTTGGCTTTGATAATTTTAGATATCTTATTAAGTCAAATACAATATTCGTTTTACTTAGAAATACAATAGGATATAATCTTATCTTCATCATTTTGGGAATTATAGTTCCTGTTACTTTAGCAATTATGATAAGCCTTATATATAGCAAAAGAAAATCTAAAACTTATCAAACCATGATGTTCTTCCCTCATTTCATGTCATGGGTTGTAGTCAGTTATTTCGTATATGCTTTCTTAAGTATGGATAAAGGTGTATTCAATAATGTTTTATCATTATTTGGCAACGATACTATCAAATGGTACATGGAATCTAAATATTGGCCCTACATTCTAATATTTATGCAATTATGGAAAACTGTTGGATACAACATGGTAATCTACTTGGCAAGCATCGCAGGAATAAGTTCACAATTATATGAAGCAGCTGTTATTGACGGTGCTTCTAAATGGCAGCAGATAAAATACATAACTCTTCCATCACTCAAAACAATTGTTATCATGATGTTTATTCTTAATGTTGGTCGTATACTTAATTCGGATTTCGGATTATTCTATCAGATAACAAGAGGTATTCCAGGCTCATTATATAATGTAGCATCTACTCTTGATACATATGTATATACTGCACTTCGTTCCGCTTCTCCAATAGGAATGACTGCAGCAGCAACTTTCTTTCAATCAGTAACCGGCTGTATTACTATTCTACTTGCAAATTGGATTGTACGTAAAATAGATAATGAAAATGCTATCATATAG
- a CDS encoding substrate-binding domain-containing protein, with the protein MKKITMQTIADQLNISRVTVWKVHNNYPGVSDSLRKKILDKSRELGYEKLRATDDEEDYNIEIPNNSNVEKTTISVIVCRPESSIFWMDIIHNIAKTLSLLNINLMYTYLPTKVGKDYKLPDILVDGTVQGTIVLNVYDYNILSLINNLEIPKVFLDMVPTIPVSKLTGDLVLLEGYHAIFNITENIIKKGRKEIGFIGDINYAVTNHTRYEGYVAAMEKNDLAINKDFCLTHSIGIYSYAEEINDFLSKLDKLPEAFVCASDFIANFVLDYLKRNNYSVPKDIAISGYDDSREYTHLSGDLTTVQVRNAALGERLVRQLLYRIEHPDYPTETINIQPKILFKKSTDF; encoded by the coding sequence ATGAAAAAAATAACAATGCAAACTATAGCAGACCAACTTAATATATCTCGTGTAACTGTTTGGAAAGTCCACAACAACTATCCAGGAGTTTCAGATTCGTTACGCAAGAAAATATTAGATAAATCTAGAGAGTTAGGCTATGAAAAATTACGGGCTACTGATGACGAAGAGGATTATAATATTGAGATTCCTAATAATTCTAATGTAGAAAAAACAACTATCTCCGTAATTGTATGTCGTCCTGAATCATCAATTTTCTGGATGGATATAATTCATAATATAGCAAAAACCTTATCGTTGCTTAACATAAACTTAATGTATACATATCTTCCTACCAAAGTGGGCAAGGATTATAAATTACCAGATATTTTAGTTGATGGAACAGTACAAGGTACCATCGTACTTAATGTATATGATTATAATATATTGTCATTGATAAATAATCTTGAAATACCAAAAGTATTTTTGGATATGGTACCAACAATACCAGTGTCAAAGCTTACTGGAGATTTGGTTTTACTGGAAGGTTATCATGCCATATTTAACATAACTGAAAACATTATCAAAAAAGGAAGAAAAGAAATAGGATTCATTGGTGATATAAATTATGCTGTAACCAATCATACTAGATACGAAGGCTATGTTGCAGCAATGGAAAAAAATGATCTAGCCATCAATAAAGATTTTTGCCTTACTCATAGTATAGGGATATATTCATATGCTGAAGAGATAAATGATTTTCTATCTAAACTTGATAAATTACCAGAAGCTTTTGTTTGTGCTAGTGATTTCATTGCTAATTTTGTACTGGATTATCTTAAGAGAAATAACTATAGTGTTCCTAAGGATATTGCAATCTCTGGGTATGACGATAGTAGAGAATATACTCATCTGTCAGGAGATTTGACTACTGTTCAAGTGAGAAACGCTGCATTGGGAGAGAGGCTTGTCAGACAGCTGTTATATAGAATAGAACATCCTGACTATCCTACTGAAACAATTAACATTCAACCTAAGATTCTTTTTAAGAAATCTACAGATTTTTAA
- a CDS encoding DDE-type integrase/transposase/recombinase, giving the protein MPSIITYLLNIIQYQNQQISWLLLFISKFIPLKQWAFDDAHSPKYQKFKTDKLPIIKRFVKQDWQFLTEYYLLRYGKPLKPVRTQKGKIRNVPNDTICPLCGAPQQYIYDNNGGKGQFKCKVCQKTFVTGEQVSSPLVLKCPYCNHSLVAKKDRKHFNVHKCINNKCSYYISNVSKLPNDVKHSDRYKYKLRYIYREFSVDFFAMDLDSLPKNASSFKFRSKSAYIMGLCLSYHVNLGLSLRKTAQALKDIHCIDISHTMVANYAHSAATLIKPFVDNYNYNHFSTMIADETYIKVRGIKGYVWFIMDAVSRSILGYRVSDNRGVGPCILAMRMAFRNLKKLPDKFRFIADGYSAYPLASQQFALREKDPLKFDITQVIGLSNDDEVSKKFRPFKQIVERLNRTFKASYRITNGYDNYDGANYALSLWVAYYNFLRPHKVTCYKKPLNRVNLLSKADNMPGKWQLLIYLGQKTILHLQEQQSICS; this is encoded by the coding sequence ATGCCTTCAATTATAACTTATTTACTTAATATAATTCAATACCAAAATCAACAAATTTCTTGGTTACTTCTTTTCATCTCTAAATTTATTCCTCTTAAGCAATGGGCTTTTGATGATGCTCATTCACCTAAGTATCAGAAATTCAAGACCGATAAACTACCTATTATTAAACGCTTTGTTAAACAAGATTGGCAATTTTTGACTGAATACTATCTTCTTCGTTATGGTAAACCTTTAAAACCTGTTAGGACTCAAAAAGGTAAAATCCGTAATGTTCCTAACGATACCATTTGCCCTTTATGTGGTGCTCCACAGCAATATATTTACGATAATAATGGTGGTAAAGGCCAATTTAAGTGTAAAGTTTGCCAAAAAACTTTTGTTACGGGTGAACAAGTTTCTTCTCCTCTTGTTCTTAAATGCCCTTATTGCAATCATTCTCTTGTTGCAAAAAAAGATAGGAAACATTTTAATGTACATAAGTGCATTAATAATAAGTGCTCTTATTATATATCCAATGTGAGTAAATTACCTAATGACGTAAAACATTCTGATCGCTATAAGTATAAACTACGCTATATCTACCGTGAATTCTCTGTAGATTTTTTTGCTATGGATTTGGATTCTCTTCCTAAAAATGCTTCTTCTTTTAAATTCCGTAGTAAAAGTGCTTATATCATGGGACTTTGTTTGTCTTATCATGTAAACCTTGGACTATCTTTAAGAAAAACTGCTCAGGCTTTAAAAGACATTCATTGTATTGATATCTCTCATACTATGGTTGCTAACTATGCTCATTCCGCTGCTACTCTTATTAAACCTTTTGTTGATAATTATAATTACAACCATTTCTCTACTATGATAGCTGATGAAACTTATATCAAAGTCCGTGGTATCAAAGGTTATGTTTGGTTCATTATGGATGCTGTTTCTCGTTCTATCCTTGGTTACAGGGTATCTGATAATCGTGGCGTAGGTCCTTGTATCCTTGCTATGCGTATGGCTTTTCGCAATCTTAAAAAGCTTCCTGATAAATTTCGTTTTATTGCTGATGGCTATAGCGCTTATCCTTTAGCTTCTCAACAATTCGCTCTCCGTGAGAAAGATCCTCTTAAGTTTGATATCACTCAGGTAATAGGTCTTTCCAATGATGACGAAGTTTCTAAAAAGTTTCGCCCATTCAAGCAGATTGTAGAACGCCTTAACCGAACTTTTAAAGCTTCTTATCGTATAACCAATGGTTACGATAATTATGATGGTGCTAATTATGCCTTGTCTTTATGGGTAGCTTATTACAATTTCCTACGTCCCCATAAAGTTACTTGCTATAAAAAGCCTTTGAATAGGGTTAATTTGCTCTCCAAAGCTGATAACATGCCTGGAAAATGGCAACTCCTTATATACCTTGGTCAAAAAACCATTCTTCATTTACAAGAGCAACAATCTATCTGTTCTTAG